In Methylotenera sp. L2L1, the following proteins share a genomic window:
- a CDS encoding UvrD-helicase domain-containing protein, which produces MLNSMNTPQREAVKYLDGPLLVLAGAGSGKTRVITQKISYLINEAGYAPKEIAAITFTNKAAVEMQERVGKLMQGTNIKGLTIATFHSLGLQMLRAEAALLGYKPQFSILDSSDSFKILADVLATTDKQLLRKTQWQISSWKNAFINPDQAKAQADEELTHAAAKVYQIYQQTLKAYQAVDFDDLIKLPVELFEQHEEALSKWQRKLQYLLIDEYQDTNACQYKLVKMLTGLRGQFTAVGDDDQAIYGWRGADVENLRQLTTDFSKLKVIKLEQNYRSTVRILRAANQVISNNPKLFEKKLWSELGTGEMIQVTAAMSEEHEAESVVMKLQAHKFENRTYYKDYAILYRGNHQARIFEQHLRNQKIPYTVSGGQSFFDKAEIKDLISYLRLIANEDDDPAFIRAATTPKKGIGNTTLERLGEYASAHKISLFAAAFEGGFQNEIGNKQLEDLLNFCQYINKLQDRAVRDPANEVLNDLLATIQYEAFLYDSEEPRAAEVKWTNVLDFTGWLSKKGEPSTEYGNEKEGKNLLELTQMVSLMSMLEGRENGEPDAVKLSTLHASKGLEFGHVFLIGVEEGILPHRESIDNDKIEEERRLMYVGITRAQKSLNISWCKKRKRAGEMEMCEPSRFITEIPKDDVRHFGNPFNKDPEASKDFGKSKMANIRAMLNKQ; this is translated from the coding sequence ATGTTAAATTCAATGAATACGCCTCAGCGTGAGGCGGTAAAATATTTGGACGGCCCGCTACTGGTATTAGCCGGTGCTGGCAGTGGAAAAACCCGTGTGATTACCCAAAAAATCAGCTACCTGATTAATGAGGCGGGCTATGCTCCAAAAGAAATTGCAGCGATTACGTTTACCAACAAAGCCGCAGTAGAAATGCAAGAGCGTGTTGGCAAGCTGATGCAAGGCACCAACATCAAAGGCCTCACCATCGCCACATTTCACTCGCTAGGGTTGCAAATGTTGCGCGCAGAGGCGGCATTGCTTGGCTATAAACCGCAATTCTCAATTTTAGATTCATCTGATAGCTTTAAAATTTTAGCGGACGTACTTGCCACCACAGATAAGCAATTATTGCGTAAAACGCAATGGCAGATTTCTAGCTGGAAAAATGCTTTTATTAATCCAGACCAAGCTAAAGCACAGGCAGATGAAGAGCTTACCCATGCTGCAGCCAAGGTTTACCAGATTTATCAGCAAACTTTAAAAGCTTATCAAGCCGTAGACTTTGACGATTTAATCAAACTACCCGTTGAGTTGTTTGAACAGCATGAAGAAGCGCTGAGTAAATGGCAGCGTAAATTGCAATATCTATTGATTGATGAGTACCAAGATACCAACGCCTGCCAGTACAAGCTGGTAAAAATGCTCACTGGCTTACGTGGGCAGTTTACCGCTGTGGGTGACGATGACCAGGCGATTTACGGCTGGCGCGGCGCGGATGTTGAAAATCTACGCCAGCTCACCACAGACTTCAGCAAGCTTAAAGTGATTAAGCTTGAGCAAAATTACCGCTCTACTGTACGTATTTTACGTGCAGCTAACCAAGTGATTTCAAATAACCCAAAGTTGTTTGAAAAGAAACTATGGAGCGAGCTCGGCACTGGAGAAATGATTCAAGTGACGGCAGCCATGAGCGAAGAGCATGAGGCCGAGAGCGTGGTGATGAAACTGCAAGCGCACAAGTTTGAAAACCGCACTTACTATAAAGATTATGCGATTCTTTATCGTGGCAACCATCAAGCGCGTATCTTTGAGCAGCATTTGCGCAATCAGAAAATCCCCTACACGGTGTCAGGTGGGCAGTCGTTCTTTGATAAAGCAGAAATTAAAGACTTAATCAGCTATTTACGACTAATTGCCAATGAGGACGATGATCCTGCATTTATCCGTGCTGCCACCACGCCTAAAAAGGGAATTGGCAACACGACGCTGGAACGTTTAGGCGAATACGCAAGCGCGCATAAAATTTCATTATTTGCAGCAGCTTTTGAAGGTGGCTTCCAAAATGAGATTGGCAATAAACAGCTAGAGGATTTACTCAACTTTTGCCAGTACATCAACAAACTGCAAGATCGTGCCGTACGCGACCCTGCGAATGAAGTGCTGAATGATTTATTAGCCACCATACAGTATGAAGCGTTTTTATATGACTCTGAAGAGCCACGCGCTGCAGAAGTTAAATGGACCAACGTGCTGGACTTTACTGGCTGGTTGTCCAAAAAAGGTGAGCCAAGCACCGAGTATGGTAATGAAAAAGAAGGCAAAAACCTGCTAGAACTCACGCAAATGGTTTCACTCATGAGCATGTTAGAAGGCCGTGAAAACGGTGAGCCTGATGCGGTGAAGCTATCAACGCTACACGCCTCTAAAGGCTTGGAGTTTGGCCACGTATTTCTGATTGGTGTAGAAGAAGGCATCCTCCCTCACCGAGAATCGATTGATAACGACAAAATCGAAGAAGAACGCCGCTTAATGTATGTTGGTATTACCCGAGCGCAAAAATCACTCAATATTTCATGGTGTAAAAAACGTAAACGCGCAGGTGAAATGGAAATGTGCGAACCTAGCCGTTTTATTACTGAAATTCCAAAAGATGATGTACGTCACTTCGGCAACCCGTTTAATAAAGATCCAGAAGCCAGCAAAGATTTTGGTAAATCTAAAATGGCAAACATTAGAGCCATGCTCAATAAACAGTAG
- the ylqF gene encoding ribosome biogenesis GTPase YlqF: protein MAIQWYPGHMTQARKKAEETMEFTDMVIEVLDARVPAASHNPMIDEMRLFRQRPQLKILNKADLADPAATQAWLNYFNAQPNTKAVALSCKKAGDAKKIPAICKKITPHRGTHLKPLRMLIMGIPNVGKSTLMNALLNRRVAKVGDEPAVTKSQQRFDLDDTMSITDTPGMMWPRIAYESDGYMLAASHAIGRNAVIDEDVATFLANNLLKSYPALVNARYKLDAMKLDVMQMDGVDLLEAIAKRRSYKRHDGLWDMEKTAVAFLTDYRSGAIGRVSLETPSSRATMVASTQTNPTNTSEQVSETDDTSDSAQ, encoded by the coding sequence ACCATGGAGTTTACCGACATGGTGATTGAGGTATTAGATGCTCGCGTACCCGCCGCCAGCCATAACCCAATGATTGATGAAATGCGTTTATTTCGTCAGCGTCCGCAACTTAAGATTTTAAATAAAGCAGACTTAGCAGACCCAGCCGCCACCCAAGCTTGGCTAAACTACTTTAACGCGCAGCCTAATACCAAGGCTGTGGCGCTTTCCTGTAAAAAAGCGGGTGATGCTAAGAAAATTCCAGCAATCTGCAAAAAAATCACGCCACACCGCGGTACTCATTTAAAACCATTACGCATGCTGATTATGGGCATCCCCAACGTAGGGAAATCCACACTGATGAACGCCCTGCTCAATCGCCGCGTGGCGAAAGTAGGTGATGAGCCTGCTGTGACTAAAAGCCAACAACGTTTTGACCTAGACGACACCATGAGCATTACCGACACCCCTGGCATGATGTGGCCTAGAATCGCTTATGAGTCTGATGGCTACATGCTGGCTGCCAGCCACGCGATTGGTAGAAATGCGGTGATTGATGAAGATGTCGCTACATTTTTAGCCAACAATCTATTAAAGAGCTACCCTGCTTTGGTGAATGCGCGTTACAAACTAGACGCGATGAAACTTGATGTAATGCAAATGGATGGCGTTGACTTGCTTGAAGCGATTGCAAAACGTCGGTCTTACAAGCGCCATGATGGCCTGTGGGATATGGAAAAAACAGCGGTTGCATTTTTAACGGATTATCGCAGTGGTGCAATTGGCCGTGTAAGTTTAGAAACGCCATCATCAAGAGCCACGATGGTAGCTAGCACACAAACAAACCCAACTAACACCTCAGAACAAGTCTCGGAAACAGACGACACATCTGACTCAGCTCAATAG